From Pleurocapsa sp. PCC 7319:
TTTAGTTTACTGTGAAAATCAATTTGGCTTAATGGACGGTAAAACCGCAGCAGGTTTAGTTCGACACTCGGAAACTTATAATATTTTGGGCGTTATTGATAGTTCCTTAGCAGGCAAAGATGCAGGAGAAGAATTAGATAATCAGAAAAACTATATTCCCATCTTTGCTAACTTACAGTCAGCTTTAGATCAGTTACCAGACATTCCCGATTGCTATATTTATGGCAAAGCTCCTTTAGACGCTTCCATATCTATTGCCGAAAGATCCTTAATCTTGGAAGCAATGACTAATGGAATGGATATCATTAATGGTCTTCATGAGTTCTTTTCTGAAGATCCTGAATTCATCGAAATGGCTGCTAGGTGGGGGATTGAAATTAAAGACATCAGAAAACCGCCAAAATTAAAAGACCTCCATGTCTTCACGGGAGAAATTGCTAAAGTTAATATTCCTGTAGTTGCCATTTTAGGCACAGATTGCGCCTGTGGCAAAATGACTACCGCAGTGGAATTAAATAAAGCTTTAAACAATTCGGGTATTAAATCAGTGTTGGTGGCAACAG
This genomic window contains:
- a CDS encoding DUF1611 domain-containing protein, giving the protein MPIAKKTALVYCENQFGLMDGKTAAGLVRHSETYNILGVIDSSLAGKDAGEELDNQKNYIPIFANLQSALDQLPDIPDCYIYGKAPLDASISIAERSLILEAMTNGMDIINGLHEFFSEDPEFIEMAARWGIEIKDIRKPPKLKDLHVFTGEIAKVNIPVVAILGTDCACGKMTTAVELNKALNNSGIKSVLVATGQTGLMQGATYGVSIDALVSQFVIGEIENAVVQAFQQESPDIILVEGQSSVSHPAFMSSVGILKGCMPDGIILQHPPSRKFRCDFPLLPMPSIVSEILLIKAIAQTQVIAIALSHENLTETEVQRTIKSYEDRLLLPTTDVLTYGCTKLIRALYSLFPSLVQQNQRNSQIPPLLRTG